Part of the Fibrobacter sp. genome, CTTGCATTGGGGATGGAGCCTGGGTTCTCCAGGGGAGGTTTTATCCGGGAATTGAAGAGGAGGAGTAAGAGTACTCTGCGACCGGAAATCTCTGAGTTTACCGGAGATTATAAAAGTTGGAGTGGCGGGAAGGTGAATCTTTTTGATCTTCCTGTGCCCTGGTGGAGCAGAGAGGATGGGGGGAGGTATATCGGGACCTGGCATATCAATGTGAGCAAAGATCCTGTGACCGGATCTTCTAATGCTGGAGTCTACAGGATGCAGATAGTCGGGCGGAATCAGACGACAGTGAGTGTTTCTCCGCGGAGTCATCTTGCTTTACATATGGCTGAGGCGGAGAGTCGTGGAAAGGATCTTGCTTTTGCTGTGGCTATAGGTGCTCCCGAGTCGGCAGTGTTGGCTGCTGCAGCCGGAGTTCCCTATGGAAGCGATGAGTTTATGCTGGCGGGAGGATTTACGGGTGAGCCTCTGAGGCTTGCACGGTGCGGGAGTGTTGATCTGGAAGTTCCTGCTGATTCGGAAATCGTACTGGAAGGGTATGTAAAGAGGGGAGTGAGAGTGCAGGATGGGCCATTCCTTGATTATGCAGGAATTCCCAGTGTAAACAAGAATGCTTTTCTCTTTGAGGTAAAGAGGGTGAGTATACGTGAAGGGACGTTCTTCAGGGGTATGTCTGTGGGAGCAGCGGGTGCTGAAGACCATCAGATTTTCTCAGTTCTCTCCAGTCTGGGGATGACGGATTTTCATGGTTCAGCTTTGCGTCAATTGGTCCAGAATTTTCTCTTGAAAAGCAGGTTGTTCACACTTTTTCAGTATTCCGGGCGGGCAGGCAAGCTTTTTAATAAAAGTTCTTTAACATAGTTCAAATCATACCCGACGTTTTGATACCGGGGGTCAGTATCGGAATCGGCATCGGATTTTTCATTACATAATATCTGGAAGTTCAGGCAAATATGGTCAAAAAATATGTTTCACCAGTTAGAATCAAGGAAGTATAAACTTATGAAAATCAAGGTCCTGATTGCAGTGGCGTTTCCAGTTTTTCTGGCTGCAGGCGGGCTTGCTTTAAAGCACCCGGTTTCTTTTTCAAAGGAGAATATCTGGGCAATTGGCATCTTTGAGGGAACATCACCACTTGAGGTTATGGAGCCCGGGTCGATTAAAAATCCGTTAATCAGAGCCTCCGATATTACAGATATTAAAGCTTCTTTTGTTGCTGATCCTTTTATGTTTCGCAGGGATTCGACATGGTATATGTTCTTTGAGGTTTTGAATGCTCTTGACGGAAGGGGTGATATTGGTCTGGCGGTCAGCAGGGATGGTTACAAATGGGAATACAGCAAGATAGTGCTCGACGAACCATTTCATCTTTCCTACCCCTATGTTTTTGAGTGGGATGGCGAGATTTATATGATTCCGGAGAGTGCCACCGCCAGGCATTTACGTCTTTACCGTGCAGTTGATTTCCCTGGTCGCTGGGAATTTCTCTGGACTCTGCTGGAGGGTGAGTTTGGTGACCATGGGATATTCAGGCATGAAGACAGGTGGTGGCTTATGGCCGGGGCGGACCCTTACCGTAACAATTCTTTGCGGTTGTATTATACCGATGATCTTCGCGGTGCATGGAAGGAGCATCCGATGAGTCCGATAGTGAAAGATGATGCAAATATCGCAAGACCGGGTGGAAGGATTATAATGCACGAGGGGAAGATTTATCGATTGGCTCAGGATTGTGATCCAACTTACGGTAAGTCGCTTAACGCCTTTGAGATTACCAGGTTATCTACTACCGAGTATGCAGAAAAGCCCTGGAAATCTAATCCGGTGTTGTCCAATGGGAGGTCGGGCTGGACAAGTCATGGGATGCATCATCTTGACGCACACAAAACCGGTGACGGTAAATGGATCGCGTGTATAGACGGTTATGTAAGGCAGCTTGTTGTGAGGATCAATTTTTGACGCCGGGACTGCAGAAGATGAAAAGAATCCTGTTGGGCATTACCGGTGCATCGGGAGTGATCTATGGCATAAGGTTCCTTGAGCTTTTAAGAGGCCGTGCTGAAGTTCACCTTATTATCACCGATGCTGCTGAGGAAGTAATCAGGCTGGAAACAGGTCTTGACAGATTATCAGTAGAGAAATATGCTGATTACAAATACAGTAATAATGATCTGTCTGCACCTGTGGCAAGTGGATCATATAAGTTTGATATAATGGTTATTCTTCCATGTTCAATCAAGAGTCTTTCTGCCATTGTAAATTCATATACGGATACTCTTCTTGCGCGTGCTTCAGATGTAGCTTTGAAGGAGTGCAGGGGGCTTGTGTTGTGTGTACGGGAGATGCCTTTCCACAGGGGACATCTTGAGCTTATGCTCAGGGCTGCATCGATGGGTGCTGTAATCTGTCCTCCCGTACCCGGTTTTTATGGAAATCCCGGATCTGTTCAGGATATTATCGATTTTGTGGTTGGAAAGGTAATGAATCTTATTGGTGTAGAGCAGGATATTTTACAGCCATGGGGCAGTATTGGGTAGTTTCAAATTGGATGATTTCTGGGTTTCTGTTTTGTGTGGATGATGTTGGCTGGTTTTTACACATAGGTATTGCAACATGCTCCTGTCTGTTCTGGTCTTCCGGACTGAGTTCCCCAAAGCAACATCACAATAAACAAGAAAATCAAGAGCTTTTTATAATTTTCTCAATTACTTCATTGCTAAGCCCTGTAAGATCATGGATTGATTGCAGGTTTATCCCTTTAAGAGTCATTCGCCGGACTATTTTATAAACCAGTTTTTCTTCCTGCTTGATTTCTGCATCCTTTTGTTCAATCACAGCATCCTTCTGTTCAATCACAGCATCCTTCTGTTCAATCACAGCATCTTTTTGCTCAATTACTTTCTTTAATTCTCTCTCCTTTTCCAAACGCCCTTCCAAACGCCCTTCCTCACGTCCTTCATCACGAAATCTATCTGCTATTGTTCTCATATATGTCTCACCACCTCTGTGCCCTATCACCACTATATTCCTGAACCGATCTGACATCTCCTCACTGATCACAGATTCCAGATAGGTTAATACCACATACAGATAATCATATTTTTCAGCCTCGACCTCTTCTGATATCCTTATAATTTGAGGTAAAACACCCAAAATCTCCGGACTTCTGCTATACTTAAGGGATAGCAGAAGCATCTTGAGTTTACCTGTTCCTGCATCAGAGGGAGAACTGTCATCTATTTGCTCCGGTTTTAATAGAGATAAATCAAGCATAAAAAAGTGAAAATCCGGAATAACATGATCGGTACCCTCTAGAATTGCGATGTTATCCTTCATGCTATTGTCCATATTACAAGGTCGATCATTACAATGGCAGATCACAATCGGAATTATCAGTGGATAATGACCTTTTATCCCATGTTGATTTTCATGCTGGTCCCAGATCTCCACGATATAGCGTAAAAGCTGGAAATGGATTCTTTTATCCGGAGAACTCTTATGCTCAAAGAGAAGGTATACCCATTGATCGTTTTCCAGAGTTTTTGCACGATAGATTACATCTGAGCGATGTTCCTTAAGTTTTTCATCAACCCAGCTCTCTTTTACAATCTCCAATGTTTTCCAATCGATATGGTTTTGAACGTTTGTTGACAATGCTAAAGAAGAGAGTTTCCTGGCAATGTCAATGTCCTGCATCGACTCATGGAAAAGACGGTCGTGAGGGTGTGGAATATTAAACAAGTCCTGATTGTCATTATTGGGAGCCATATTGCTGTATTCCTCATTGTCTATTTTATTTTGCTCAGGCTTCATTGTTGTTTTCCTGAAAATAATAATGATTACTTCTGTATCGAAGGAAAACATGACTTATCGGAAATAGTTGACATAGAAAAAGAATAATTCCGGATTCCTGCTTTTAGCAGGAGTGATTGTTTCTCCGCATTAGAATATGGCATGCTTCTTGTTGAGAATTTAACTCTGTATTTGGATTATCTGCCATTTTGCGAAATATCACTATTTCATAATAAAAAAAATTCAAAAGTTAGAATCACAGAAACCATTCATCCCCACAAGCAAGGAAAAGACTATGAGATGCAAATACTATTACCCCCTGAAAAAAGATCATGAGTCCAGGACTTACACATCGGATATTTGTATTTATGGAGCTACTGCAAGCGGTATAGTTGCTGCTGTTGAGGCTGCCCGATCAGGAAAAAAGGTTAACCTGGTGGAATTCAGCCGATTTATTGGTGGAATGACAACTTCAGGATTAAGTGCTACCGATATCGGGGATAAGGATGCTATAGGGGGCATCACTCTTGAGTTTCACAAGGAGCTTGGAAACATATATGGTACTGAGGAGCACTGGTTTTTCGAGCCTCATGTTGCTTTGTCGATTCTCCGGGATTGGCTGGAGCGATACAAAGTGAATCTGTATCGTGAACAGAGGCTAATGAGTGTGGAGATGTCACCTGAGAGGCGTATAACCGGTTTGATAACTGAGAGCGGGGATATTTTCAGGGCATCAGTATATATCGATGCGACCTATGAGGGAGATCTTATGGCCGCTGCAGGAGTTTCATATACTTCAGGCCGTGAATCCAATGAGGTCTATGGTGAGGCATTCAGCGGGGTACACCTTGGTTCACCTCATCATAACTTTACCAGATTTGTGGATCCATACCGGATTCCCGGCGATATATACAGTGGTCTGCTTCCTGGAATATGTACATATCCTCCAGGAATTAATGGCGAGGGTGATGATCTAATTCAGGCTTATAATTTTCGCCTGTGCTTGACAAAAAAAGATAACAGAGTTCCCTTCCCCAAGCCTGCCAACTATGACAAATTCAGGTATGCCCTGGCTGAGAGGTATATAAACATGGGAATTTTTGATATATTCGATCTGACAGTTCCTTTACCCGGAGGTAAAGCTGATCACAACAACTGGGGGGCAGTTAACACAGATAATATCGGGAAAAGCCAGGGATGGCCTGAGGGCAGCTATGAGGAGCGTCAGGAGATCTACCAGGATCATCTTGACTATCAGCAGGGACTGTTCTGGTTTTTGTTAAATGATGAACGTCTGCCAAAGAGGGTCCGTGCTATGACTGCAAAATGGGGCCTTGCACCTGATGAATTCACGGATACAGATAACTGGCCGCCTCAACTTTATGTAAGGGAGGCCAGGAGGATGATTTCTGATTATGTCCTTACCGAGTCAGATGTTCTGGGGAAAAATCAGATCGAAGATTCTGTTGGGATGGGTTCTTTTAAAATGGATTCGCACAATTGTAAAAGAATAATAAAGAATGGCCGGACTATAAATGAGGGCAATATCGAGGTGGCTGTTCCTGCTCCGTATTCCATTCCCTATCGCACTTTGAGACCGAAAAGAACTGAATGTGTCAACCTTATTGTGTCTGTATGTATCTCAGCTTCACATGTCGCTTTCTGCTCGATGCGAATGGAGTCAACATTCATGGTTCTGGGGCAATCTGCAGCTGCTGCCGCCGTACTTGCAATTGACAAAGCCGATGCTGTTGTTCAGGACATATCATACAGTGATCTTTACAATAAGCTGATAAGCAATAACCAGTATCTCCGGGAAGCTGAAGCTGGTGCGGAGGAGTATGAGAGAGAGGGGAAAAGAGTCAGAGCTGGTGAACCTCCCATTGACATAAGAAGAATATCCCGGTAGTATAGAACCCGAAAGCAGAACTGGAGTTATCAGATATGGAACCGAACAAACCTGTCAGGATCGGAATAACCGGGTCTTATGGTGGAATGAATATGGGTGATGAGGCGATTCTTCAGTCCATAATCAGCCAGATCCGAAGCTCGATCAAAGCGGAGATTGTCGTTTTCAGCCGGGATCCCGAAGATACTCTAAAAAGGCACAAAGTTGAAAAGTCTATTGCTATCAGAGATCTAAGCAGAAAAGAGTCTGAATTGGAAGTGATGGATCTGGATATTCTCATTGTCGGGGGTGGAGGAATTCTTTTTGATGTAGATGTAAAGGAGTATCTGCGTGAGGCTCAGATTGCCCATGAGAAAGGAATCCCTTTCATGGTTTATGCCGTTGGAGCAGGGCCTCTGAGGGACCCTGAGTCACAGAAGATAGTCAGGGAAGTTCTTGATTACGCTTCTATTGTAACTGTCCGTGACAGGTTATCACGGCGCTTGCTCGAAGATATCGGGGTACACAGGGAGATAGTTGTTACTGCTGATCCTGTGTTTGCTCTGGAGCCAGATGAGACTATCGCTGATATTCTTTCCAATACCGGAATAGTCAGAGGGAGGAAGCTTATTGGAATGTCGGTAAGGGAGCCTGGAAGAGCTGCGCCGGATCTTAAAGTAGAACATTACCATGAAGTTATAGCTAACGCTGCAGATTTCATGATAGAACGCTATGGTGCACAGATAGTCTTTATTCCAATGGAGCGGAAAACTCTATTCGATCTGCATCACTCCTATGCGGTAATCACGAAGATGGTATGGCCGCAGTTTGTCAGTGTACTTGATGCAGAGTACACGCCTTTACAGATAATGTCAATCATGAAGGAACTTGATTTTGTAGTCGGAATGAGGCTCCATTTCCTTATCTTTGCTGCCTTGCAGACCATCCCATTTGTGCCTCTACCTTACTCCGGAAAAATCTCCGGTCTGCTTGAGGAACTGGGGCTCGATATGCCTCCATTTGAAAATATCACTTCCGGCAGGCTTATAACATTTATCGACAGGGCATGGCATTTACGGGAGCAGATACAGAAAAGAACAGTCGAGTTTATATCAGGGCTTAAAAAGCGTGCTCAACAGAACAACACTATACTCATAGAGGAGCTTCGTATACTGGCAGCCAGGAAAGGTCAGGATCCCGATATTATGCCAGCTGTTTTGTCCAGTGTACTACAGAAGAGCGAAGCTGCATAAAAGGGTGTTCTGATCAATCTCTGAGGCGATACCGCTATTTATTTCTTATCATTGCTTTACCGATAATCTTCATGTAGCTGTCATGTTGACATCTAAAAGATGTCTCATCCAGATTGTCAAAGTTAGATACAAGTTTCGCATATTCGGTATCTGTCAAACTGAGCGCCTCCAGTATTCCTGTCTCAAGATTCGGCCCGGGATAGAACAGGGCTATTGGGGTGATGTTTTTTTCAACAGGGAGGTCTGAGGAGACAAGAAGTGGTTTTTTAACAGCAAGGGCCATGCTGGTGGTCGAGGTTATTTTCTTACCCTCATATCTGGAGAAAATTGGAAGAGTTTTGTCGATAAGTGGGAGTAGAAAATGCATGTTGGAAAGGATTCTGAAAAAATTCTTAAAACTCAGGTATTCATCATAAAAATGAAATATTTCAGAAAGCCCATTTTTTTTCACGTTGCCTTTAAGAAAAGAGCCGAACTGGTTTGAGCTGTTTCCAATTATATGTACCTGTATTTTCTGCTTATGCTTTTCAGATAGTCTGCTGACAGATTCGATAAGGCCTGTGTAATTTCTCCGCAGTTCCTCAACGTTTCCCTGCACACCCAGTTTGGGAACAGATGTACAGCCCGAGTTTTCCGGTTTAATATTCCGTGATTTCAGGAATTCATCAAAGAAAACAGGATAGAAGTAGCCGGAATTGGAATCAGGAGAGAATCCTGAGAGGTTCGCAAGTTGTCTGTTGAGGAAGACAGAACCATTGATAGATTTTTCTATTCGGGACTGAATTTTTGAAGAAAGAAGTGATTTTGGCTGGTCCGGAGGCAGATTGTGTACAACCCGGACTACTTGCAGCTTTCTAAAAAAGAGAAGGTATGAATACTGAACTGTTGATCCTTCGAGGGTATTGAAGATAGTAAGGTCGTATTTTTTTCTGCTTATCCGAAAAAGGAACAGAAATAAAGGTTCATTCTTTTTTCTTACAATAAAGTTGACCTTCTTTTCCAGCGATTTCAGGATATCTACATTTCTGGCTTTTTCACTTGTGGCAACAGTGACATTGAAGTTGCTTTCCAGAAGGAAAAGGATCTGGGGGTAGAGAACTTCAAGGTGTTGAAATTTTGGCTCGATTAGAATGATTGAAGGCATAAAGGTCTTACAAAATACATCGGGGAACGGGCTGAATTGTTCAGTAACTAACAGGATTCGTTGAGGTGTAGATTGTTCGACCTAGGAAAGTCCATAAGAAATGGATCACACGAAGTCAGGGTGGACTTCCATATAATTGCGTAGCTTATTTCGACTTTACGGATTGCTTCACAAGAAAAGAAGATCACAGAGATGTCAGCTAAAGAGCAAGTAAGTTTCCAGGTATTTTGAGACTCTTTTGATTTGATATTTTTAAATAGTGCAGGCACTCTTCTCAATTTTAGCCTTCATCGCACCTGTGTACTCAACCCAGGAGAAGATTTGCCTGCACCATGTAAACCGTTCAAATTGGCGCTATTGAATGAACAATGTAAGTATAAAGTCAAGATTTGTGTATAAACAGTTTTGCTGCTTATTTCTGATAACACAGAGACCTCATTTGAATCTGTCTTGAATAAAAGATGTTTGCAAGATACATGCCGGATGATAATGGGGAGTGTAAAACTGGGTAATTGAACTGTTTCGCTGAAGAATATGTGTTTTACTAGTCATTTTTCAGCTAAAAACTGGCAGCCCCAGCAAAGGAATGTCAAAATGGGAAAGGAAATGAGAAAAAATGAGTCCTGGTCCATACCTTGAAATGAAAGAGATAGTTCATCACTGATTAAAAAAAACTGCCCTGTAGTCCATCAAGACTACACTTTTTCCCCTGTAATTATCATCCTGACACACAATGATAAAAAATCCCTTATTCTTTTATATATGCAAAAATTCTGTCCACTCTTACATTTTTAAAGAGGAAAAACATGTTAAAAATCACCAATCCTCATCTCTTCTGTCTGATTCTATTACTCCCTCTCTATTCTCTTTTCTCCGATTCCCTGCTTATAAAAACAATCGACATCAGCAGTGCCGGAAATGGAAAAAGAATGCTTCTGGGTGATATTACCGGAGATGGCTGCCTGGAGATTATAATAATGCAGCCCGATCGCATGGATGACGATCGATATATAGGACATGAGGTAAACTGTCTTACGGCCTTTACTCTCGATGGAACCCGGTTGTGGCAGATTGGAAATCCGGCAAATGGCGCATCTGCAGGCTCCGATATTCCGGCCCAGGTGTATGATATCGATGGTGATGGCTTTAATGAGGTGCTGGCATGCATGAACGGAAAGTTCAGAGTCTTTGATGGGCAAAGCGGGGCCGAGGAATACTCATTTTCCTATCCTCACAAGGATGCTCATGACTGCATCATTATTGCGAATCTCTCCGGAACCGAAAAACCCCAGGATATAATCCTGAAGGACCGTTACAGTCAAATCTGGGCTCTTGACAGAATGGGGAAAGTGCTGTGGACTTACAAGGGCAATACTGGTCATTACCCATGGCCGTATGACTTCGACAATGATGGTTTTGATGAGATTATCTGCGGTTTTGATTACCTGGAAAGCAATGGAAAAAAAATCTGGTCAATGGATCAGAGCGGGCATGCAGACTGTATATGGGTTGGGGATATCGATCAGAATCCATCAAACGGAACCGAGATAGCGGTAGGTGGAAATGATGTTACGGTGTATCATCAGGACGGTACTTTGATGTGGAGAAACAACCAGCCAGTGGAACCGCAAAATATTGCCATAGGTGACTTCCTTCCAGATCAGCCGGGGCTGGAGATAGGAGGTCAGGACCGTATTGACAGAGGATCTCCCGGACGTGAAGCAATATTTGTTCTTTCAAGTACAGGAGAAACAAGCTACTATCAGACACGTTCCGGATGGGGGAGTATCGCATATATGTGTCATAACTGGAATGGTGATGGAACTGATCATCTGATGATCTGGCGGGGTCCGGAACCTCCGGCGCTCTTTGACGGAAAAGTGAAAAAAGTAGCTTCTTTCAATGATGGCTACATGATGACAGGAGATATGAATGGTGATGGCAGGGATGAAATCATAACCTTTACAGAATCACGAGCGTATATTTATGCAAATGGAACAGTTGATTTGT contains:
- a CDS encoding UbiD family decarboxylase is translated as MELRKFIDILDKHGFLKRVKRSVDWKYEIGEIARNEKGTPLLFENIRDYHGFRLFTGGMASLPFMALALGMEPGFSRGGFIRELKRRSKSTLRPEISEFTGDYKSWSGGKVNLFDLPVPWWSREDGGRYIGTWHINVSKDPVTGSSNAGVYRMQIVGRNQTTVSVSPRSHLALHMAEAESRGKDLAFAVAIGAPESAVLAAAAGVPYGSDEFMLAGGFTGEPLRLARCGSVDLEVPADSEIVLEGYVKRGVRVQDGPFLDYAGIPSVNKNAFLFEVKRVSIREGTFFRGMSVGAAGAEDHQIFSVLSSLGMTDFHGSALRQLVQNFLLKSRLFTLFQYSGRAGKLFNKSSLT
- a CDS encoding glycoside hydrolase family 32 protein; its protein translation is MKIKVLIAVAFPVFLAAGGLALKHPVSFSKENIWAIGIFEGTSPLEVMEPGSIKNPLIRASDITDIKASFVADPFMFRRDSTWYMFFEVLNALDGRGDIGLAVSRDGYKWEYSKIVLDEPFHLSYPYVFEWDGEIYMIPESATARHLRLYRAVDFPGRWEFLWTLLEGEFGDHGIFRHEDRWWLMAGADPYRNNSLRLYYTDDLRGAWKEHPMSPIVKDDANIARPGGRIIMHEGKIYRLAQDCDPTYGKSLNAFEITRLSTTEYAEKPWKSNPVLSNGRSGWTSHGMHHLDAHKTGDGKWIACIDGYVRQLVVRINF
- a CDS encoding UbiX family flavin prenyltransferase; protein product: MKRILLGITGASGVIYGIRFLELLRGRAEVHLIITDAAEEVIRLETGLDRLSVEKYADYKYSNNDLSAPVASGSYKFDIMVILPCSIKSLSAIVNSYTDTLLARASDVALKECRGLVLCVREMPFHRGHLELMLRAASMGAVICPPVPGFYGNPGSVQDIIDFVVGKVMNLIGVEQDILQPWGSIG
- a CDS encoding FAD-dependent oxidoreductase; translation: MRCKYYYPLKKDHESRTYTSDICIYGATASGIVAAVEAARSGKKVNLVEFSRFIGGMTTSGLSATDIGDKDAIGGITLEFHKELGNIYGTEEHWFFEPHVALSILRDWLERYKVNLYREQRLMSVEMSPERRITGLITESGDIFRASVYIDATYEGDLMAAAGVSYTSGRESNEVYGEAFSGVHLGSPHHNFTRFVDPYRIPGDIYSGLLPGICTYPPGINGEGDDLIQAYNFRLCLTKKDNRVPFPKPANYDKFRYALAERYINMGIFDIFDLTVPLPGGKADHNNWGAVNTDNIGKSQGWPEGSYEERQEIYQDHLDYQQGLFWFLLNDERLPKRVRAMTAKWGLAPDEFTDTDNWPPQLYVREARRMISDYVLTESDVLGKNQIEDSVGMGSFKMDSHNCKRIIKNGRTINEGNIEVAVPAPYSIPYRTLRPKRTECVNLIVSVCISASHVAFCSMRMESTFMVLGQSAAAAAVLAIDKADAVVQDISYSDLYNKLISNNQYLREAEAGAEEYEREGKRVRAGEPPIDIRRISR
- a CDS encoding polysaccharide pyruvyl transferase — translated: MEPNKPVRIGITGSYGGMNMGDEAILQSIISQIRSSIKAEIVVFSRDPEDTLKRHKVEKSIAIRDLSRKESELEVMDLDILIVGGGGILFDVDVKEYLREAQIAHEKGIPFMVYAVGAGPLRDPESQKIVREVLDYASIVTVRDRLSRRLLEDIGVHREIVVTADPVFALEPDETIADILSNTGIVRGRKLIGMSVREPGRAAPDLKVEHYHEVIANAADFMIERYGAQIVFIPMERKTLFDLHHSYAVITKMVWPQFVSVLDAEYTPLQIMSIMKELDFVVGMRLHFLIFAALQTIPFVPLPYSGKISGLLEELGLDMPPFENITSGRLITFIDRAWHLREQIQKRTVEFISGLKKRAQQNNTILIEELRILAARKGQDPDIMPAVLSSVLQKSEAA